A region of the Thermodesulfobacteriota bacterium genome:
GTTCGTCGCTGGAGGCGATCGAACGCGAGGCCACAGAGCGTGTACCGTGCGACCAGCGGATGGCCAAGCGAATCGCCCTGTACGTGAGCCACCGCTACAGCGGCCGACCACTCAAGGAGATCGGTGCCCGGTTCGGGGTGGGAGAGTCGGGAGTGAGCCAGGCGAGCCGCCCCCCCGCCGCGTCGAGGCACAACTGGGCAACAGGGAGGACCTGTCTCGGATCGTCCAGGAGGTGGTGGAGGGGCTCGGGTTGTCAGAAGTGTAGACCTGACCCCTTTGCTTGTTCCCTGGGGGCTTCCGGCGGACTACTACCTGCCTCCTATGACGGTGTCCGGCCTGGAGCGGCTGCTTTGCGATGGGCAAATTGCCGTGGTTGCTGCTCCGAAGCACGTCGGAGTGGTAAAGAAGGGATACAAGGATCCGAGTCCACACTGGCTGAGGCAGGGGGGAATTGCATGGATTTTGGACCCATGAATCGAGGAGGGCGCGCGGTGAATAGAGTGCTGATGTTTCTTGTTGTAGCGCTGATTGCGTCGCCTGGTTCTTCGCAGGAGTTGGTGAGCGTTCAGGAGGTGCCGCCGGACGGGACTTGGGGTCGCAAGTTTGTGTACGAGTGGAAGGTTGGTAAGGAAACAAACTCGCTAGTTGTCGTATTCAAGGACCGAAAGCAAGCTGGGTGGCCAGCAGATTGGCTAATAGAAATTGGAATGGAGAATTGCCTGGATTTATTCGACTGTGCCAAGGCAGGCACCGGCGTTTCAGGGACGACGGCAGATGTCGTGGCGGCGATCTTGGATAAGAGTTGGACGATGTTCGACGAAGTAGTGAAGGATGCGGTGGTGGGCGCCGTGAAGGTAGATCTGGCGATTTGTTCCGATATGTGGGGTGAAGTGGAGGGTGAACTGCGGCGGGGCATGGCTAAGTTGAAGGGGAGGGAGGAGTACAATTCTGATGAATCAGCCCAGTTTACTAGACTATTCGGGCGCCTGGTATCGGAGAGCAAGAGCATGTCGCGCTTTCGCGACGTTGCCTCAAGGCGAGGCAAGACGTTCGGCTATGTAGGTTACGGGGACATGCTCTTGATACAGGAAGCTCTTTGGCGGTTGCCGTGGCGCGAGATTGCGAAGGAGCCGTGGCTGGGCATGAAGCATCCCATCTGGGTGTGGATCCTGCTGAATCCCGCCGCCGGTCTGAAGTGACCTTCGGTTGATAGGAGGGAGACGTTGATATAGGACTGGAGAGACCGACGAGGCGAAAGGGACGTTGATACCGAGCGTGCAGAGCGTGCTTGCGGGGCTGTGCTGGGCATGACCGAGGTGGAAGGTGAAGGTGGCGCGGCGAGGCAGGGGAGGCTGGGTGCACCGGGGACGGTGCGGAGCCGGAACGGGCGGTGATCGAGGGCCGAGAGATTCCGAGGACTAACGGCTGTCATTTGCCCCCCGGAGAGCCGGCCGGGGACCTCTCGGCGGTGCGGCCATATCTCAACGAGGGCAAGGGAAGGGAAAGGTGCATGGCACACGCACGGCGGCTGTTCTCGGTTGCGGCTCTCGTGTGGGCCGCGCTGACCGTGGTGGTGACGGCGGGGTCAGTCGGCGCTCTGGCGCAGGTCTACAGGTGGACCGACGAGAAGGGCGGGGTGCACTACTCCGATGCGCCTCCCCGGGATGCTGGGCAGCAGCCGTTCGCTTCGGTCCCCCTGGGTGAGATGCCTCCGCCGGTGGTGGTGACGCTTTCGGACGAGACGTTCGAGGAGAGGATTCAGGGGGCGTCGAGGCCTTTCTTGGCGTTCATCACCGTGGACAACCCGGAGTGCCCGCCGTGCCTGAGGGCGGATGCGATCACGGCCCAGGTGTCGCAGCGGTTTGCCGGGCGGGTCACGGTGGGCAAGCTCGCGTGGGAATCCCTCGAGTCGATCCTGCGCGACCACTGGCAGATTGCCAACGTGTACGGCGTGCGCATCGTGCCGACCTACATCCTCTTTCGGGAGGGCGAAGAAGTCTGGCGGGTCAACCGGCTCGCGGAGCTCGACGAGCTGGTGGGGGCGCTCGAAGCCCGCCTGGGGGAACGATAGGCCGGGGGATGACGTTGGGCCGCAGCCGCAACGTCCCCATTGGGCGGTGGCGCCGGAGGAGACCGGATCGTGAGACACAGAGCACTCGTTGGGATCGCCGTTCTTGCTCTCGGGTTTGCGGGGGGCGGGAGAGAGGGGCACGCGAGCGGGGTACTGGGCGGCGCTACCGGGGCGGACGTTGCCCTGGAGCTTCTGTGGCCGGCCAGCGGCGAGCAGACCTGTGAGGGGGCGCCCGGGGCCGCCAGGCCCGGGGCCGAGGAGGAAGAGGCGCTTTGGATCTCGGCAGTCCAGGTGCGCGAGCGCCTGGCCCAGGGTGGCCCCGTCTCGCTCGTCGATGTGCGCGGGACCGAGGCGTTTGCGGCGGCGCGGATTCCGGGGACGCTATCCGTGCCGCTCTTCGCCGTGAAGACGATGGGGTTCTTGCGGCACCGGGAGGTGGTGCTGGTGGGCGAGGACTACGGGCTCAGTGGGCTGGCGGCCGAGGCCGCGGCGCTTGGGAAGGCCGGGTTCTCGTCGGTGCGCATCCTTCGGGGCGGGATCGGCCAGTGGCGCAGGGCCGGCGGGGGGCTGGAAGGAGAGGCCCTGGAAGCCCTGGCCGTCCCCCGGATATCGCCCGCCGCCTACGTTGCCGAGGGGGGAAGGCGCGACTGGGTCACGGTGCTGGTGTCGCCTCTGGACGGCGGTTCGCCGCCGGCGGGCGCCGAGAAGCTGGCGGAAGCTCTGCGGGTTGCCGGCGCCGAAGACCTGGTGCGGGAGGTGCAGGGTGTGCTGGACAAGCGCGGCGCCGGGGAGCTCGTGAGCGTTGTCGTCGCGACCCCCCAGGGGGAGGGGTACGGGCCTCTCGCTGCGGCGCTGGAGGGGCGGGTGTCGCCGGGCGGGGCGGACTGGAACGTCTACTTCCTCGAAGGGGGGACCGAGGGCTACCGGCGCTATGCGGAGGCCCTGAAGCGGCGGCACTCGGGCGCTTCGAGGGTGGTGGCGGGTGGGGGGACGCCGGCGGGCGCAGCGAGGGGAGGGTGCGGCTCGTGCCGGTAGCGTTGGCTCGGACGACGGGGCTCCTGGTGCTGGCGGGGCTGCTCGCGGTCGCGGGGACCGCATTCGGAGCCGCCACGATCTTCGTGCTCGCGGACCCCGATGCGGCTTACCCCATCGAGCGGCAGGTCCGGTACAACGTGGCCGTCGTGAACCCCGAGAGCCGGCCGGCAGAAGGCGTGCGTCTGTGGGTCCACGCCCCCGTGCTGCAGACCTCGAGCCAGAAGTGCTTGCGGCTGGAGACGTCGCAGGGCGGCGAGCTCGTGGCGGACGAGCTGGGCAACCAGGTCTTGTCGTTCGACCTGGGAACCGTGCCGCCTCGGGGCAAGAGGATCGTCTCGATTCGGGCGGACCTCGGGCTCGCGGACCGCCCGAATCCTGCGCCTGGGGTCGCTTCGGCGGCGTTCCTGGGTCCCGAGCCCGGCATCGAGGCGGACCACCCCGAGATCGTGGCCGCCGCGGGGGTGCTTCGGGCGGAGAGCGCGGGGGAGACGGCCCGGGGGATTTCGGATTGGGTGGGGAAGCACGTGCGCTACGCCGGGTACCTGGAGGAAGACCTGGGCGCCCTGTACGCCCTGCGGCACGGAAAAGGCGATTGCACCGAGTACGCGTTTCTCTTCACGGCGCTGGCGCGCGCCAACGGGTTGCCCGTGCGGGCGATGGCGGGCTACCTGGTGAACGGGGACCAGGTTCTACGCCCGACGGACTTCCACAACTGGGCAGAGCTCTACGAGGAGGGCCGGTGGGTGCTGGTGGACCCCCAGGAGGTCCGCTTCGGAGACGGACAGAGCCTGTACGTGGCGACCCGGATCCTCGGGGGCGTTGGGGATGACCCCCTGGGGGGGAACCACCGCTTCCGGGTGGAGCCCGAGTGGTTGTCGGTGCGCATGGAGTGAGGGATCGAGGCACACCTGGCCACCTGCCGGATGGCAGGGAGCACGGCCGGCCGGAAGGGAAGCAGCGCGGCCGACGGGGGCGCAGCCGGATGTTCGCAGGAGCTTGCGGTGCTGGGACGGATTGCGAAGGGGAGGCCGGACATGGGGAGATCGCGAGGGCTCCGGGGCGCGTTGGGCTTGGTGCTGGGGGCGCTGATCGGGTGGGTGGGGGCCGCCGGCACGGCCGAGGCATTGGACGCCCAGTGCGCCACGGTGAAGCTGGAGATCCCCCAGGAACTCACCCTGGAGCGCCAGGGGTTCGAGGCCCGGATGCGGATCCACAACGGGCTTCCCAACCTTGCGCTCGAAGAGGTGAAGATCGCCCTCCAGTTCCGCGACGAGGCCGGCAGCGAGGTGCCGGTCTCCTCGGATCCGGATGCGCAGGGGGCGCTCTTCTTCGTCCGGCTGGAGCACGACGAGATGAAGGGCATCGGCGCCATCGATGGCACCGGCAAGGTGCTGCCCTCCACGACCGCCGAGATCCGCTGGTTCCTGATCCCGGCGCCGGGTGCCGCCAAGGGATCGCCTCTGGGGACCCCTTACTCCGTGGGGGCGACCCTCACCTACCGGATCGGGCTCGACAAGGAGTCGATCCAGGTGACCCCCGACACCATCTATGTGAAGCCGATGCCCGCCCTGGCCCTGGACTACTTCCTTCCCGCAGAGGTGTACGGAGACGACGCCTTCACGCCGGAGATCGAGCCTTCCATCCCCTTCAGCCTGGGCGTGCGCGTTGTCAACAACGGCTCGGGTACGGCCGGGGCGGTGCGCATCCGTTCGGGCCAGCCGGAGATTCTCGAGAACGAGCAGGGGCTCCTGGTGGGCTTTGCGATCGACGCCGCAGAGGTGAACGGCTCCCCTGCGCCCCAGAGCCTGGCAGTGGCCTTCGGGGACATCCGCCCCGGGCAGGCGGCGGTGGCCCGGTGGATCATGAGCTGCTCTCTCTCGGGACGGTTTACCGGGTTCACGGCCGAGTACAGCCACGCCGACGAGCTGGGGGGCGCCCTCACCTCGCTGCTGGGCGAGCCGGTCGCGCGCACCCTGGTTCGCGACGTGCTCGTGGATCTGCCCGGGCGGGACGAGATTCGAGATTTTCTGGCCGTGGAGGGCGGTGCGTATCGGGTGTATGAGTCCCAGGGAGAAGACCTGGCCGTGACCGCCGTCTCTGCCGACGCGCAATTGGCGGCGCAACCGGCGGCCGGCGTCTACTCCCTGACGCTCCCGATCTCCCCGGGCTTCTCGTACCTGCGCCTGCCGGATCCCCTCTCGGGCCGGGAGGTCCTGAAGAGCGTCACGCGCTCCGACGGCAAGCGCATCAAGCCCGAGAACGCCTGGCTCTCCAAGAGCCGGAACAAGGACACCAAGGAGTGGGAGCACTTCTTCCACCTCTTCGACGCCGGCTCCACCGGCTCGTACACGGTGGTCTTCGGGGCGCCCGCGAGCCCGCCGAGCCCCCCGGTGCTCCAGTTCATCGCGGACCGGGCTGTGGCGGAGGGGGGGACGGTTTCGTTTATCGTCCAGGCCACCGACCCCGACGGGACGATCCCGGTGCTCACGGCTTCGCCGCTGCCCGCGGGGGCGAGCTTCGTCGACGAAGGGGGCGGCACCGGCCGGTTCACCTGGACGACGCGGACCGGCCAAGCGGGCCGCTATCCGGTCACCTTCACCGCCTCGGACGGGGTGCTCCAGGCCAAGCGCACGGCGACCCTGACCGTGAACCCGCTCTGGGACACCGACGGCGACGGCATGGCCGACGCCTGGGAGCTCGAGCACTTCGGGGATCTCTCCCGGGACGGCACCGGGGACTTGGACGGGGACGGGGTGTCGGACCTAGAGGAGTACCTTCGGGGCACCGACCCGGCCACGAACTTCGCCCCCACGATCCCGGTGGTGCTCGCGCCGGCCCCGGGGGCCGAGGTGGCGGAGCTTCGGCCGGTGCTCACGGTGCGAAACAGCATCGACCGGGAGGGGGACCCGGTGGTCTACGAGATCGAGGTCTTCGAGGATGCCCTGTTCACCCTTGGGGTCGCCTCGGCCTCGGGCATCGCCGAAGGGACGGACGTCACGGCCTGGCAGGTCCCCTTCGATCTTCGGGAGAACACCCGCTACCACTGGCGCGTGCGGGCCACCGACGGCAATCGGGCGAGCCAGTGGGCTTACGGAAGCTTCTTCGTGAACCTGGAAAACGAGGCCCCGGGTGCCTTTGCCCTGTCCTGGCCCGCGGACGGCTTTGAGGTGGACACCCTAACCCCGACCCTTGCGGTCACCAACAGCCTCGACCCCGACGAGGACGCGGTCACCTACGCCTTCGAGGTCTACGAGGACGAGGCGCTGGCGCTGCTCGCCGCCTCGGTCTCCGGGGTGGTTGAAGGAGCCGGGGGGCCCGGGGGGGGAGGGGCCACCTCCTGGACGGTGGACGCGCCCCTCGGGGACGGGATCACCTACTGGTGGCGGGCCGTGGCCACCGACGCCCACGGCGCCGCGACCGAGTCCGCCGCCGGCTCGTTTACGGTGAATACGGCAAACCGCGCGCCCTCCGTGCCCCTCGTCCAATCCCCGGCACACGGGGAGGAGGTCTCGGAGACCGCGGTGACCCTGGTCGTAGGAAACGCCCCCGACCCCGACGGCGCCCTCCTCACCTACACCTTCGAGCTCGACACCGTCCCCACTTTCGACAGCGCCGACAAGCAGACGGTGTCCGGGCTCCCGGAGGAAGAGGGCTCGACCTCCTGGGCGGTGCCCGGGTTGCTCCCGGACGACACCCGCTACTACTGGCGGGCCAAGGCGAGCGACGGCCGGGCCGAGAGCCCCTGGACCCAGGTTGCCGAGCTCTTCGTCAACACCCAAAACGACGCTCCTTCCGCCCCGACGCTCCGAAACCCCTCCGACGGCGGGGAGGTGTGGAGCCGCACCCCGGTCCTCGTCCTCCACGGGGCCCACGACCCGGACCCCGCTCCCAACGGTGCCGACCTCGCCTACGCCTTCGAGATCTACGCGGACGGGGCGCTCGCGACCCGGGTCGCCCATGCCGAGGGCCAGGGCCCCGCCTGGGCACCCCCCCAGCCCCTGGACGACGACCGGTTCTACTACTGGCGCGCCCGGGCCGTGGACGCCCACGGCCTTGGGGGGGAGTGGATGGCGGCGGCTCGGTTCGTGATCAACGAGAGCGGCCATAACGAGCCGCCCACCGTGGCCTTCACGGCGCCGGACCCAGGGGGCGTGCTCACCAACCAGAGCACGCTCACCCTGGCCTGGACCGCCTCGGACCCGGACAGCACCGCGCTGGTGAGCCTCTACTACGGCGAGACGGGCTCGGGGTGCGGCGGGATAGGGATCGCCGCGGGCATCCCCGAGCGCGACGGGCCCGACACCTACACGTGGGACCTCACCGCGCTTCCCGACGGCACCTATTTCGTCTACGCCGTCGTCGAGGACGAGCTCACCTCGGCCTGCGCGTACGCCCCGGGCCCGGTGATCGTGGACCGCACGCCCCCGTCCGTGGCGGCGGTCCCCGGCGGGGGGATCTTCGCCGCGCCCCAGCTCGTGGCGCTGGCGGCGGACGAGCCGGCGGCGATCTACTACACCCTCGACCCGGACGGGGACCCGAACGGGGACGGCCCGGCACCCGACGAGGCCTCCCCGGTCTACACCGAGCCCTTGTCCGTGGCGGCCTCGGCGCTCCTTCGCTTCTTCGCCGTCGACGTGGCCGGCAACGCGGGGGAGGTGCGCGCCGAGACTTACGTGATCGACACCGAGCCCCCCGTGGGGTCGGTCTCGGTCGGCGGCGGGGCGCTCTACACGAGCTCGGCGCAGATCCTCCTCACCCT
Encoded here:
- a CDS encoding rhodanese-like domain-containing protein, coding for MRHRALVGIAVLALGFAGGGREGHASGVLGGATGADVALELLWPASGEQTCEGAPGAARPGAEEEEALWISAVQVRERLAQGGPVSLVDVRGTEAFAAARIPGTLSVPLFAVKTMGFLRHREVVLVGEDYGLSGLAAEAAALGKAGFSSVRILRGGIGQWRRAGGGLEGEALEALAVPRISPAAYVAEGGRRDWVTVLVSPLDGGSPPAGAEKLAEALRVAGAEDLVREVQGVLDKRGAGELVSVVVATPQGEGYGPLAAALEGRVSPGGADWNVYFLEGGTEGYRRYAEALKRRHSGASRVVAGGGTPAGAARGGCGSCR
- a CDS encoding DUF4124 domain-containing protein, producing the protein MAHARRLFSVAALVWAALTVVVTAGSVGALAQVYRWTDEKGGVHYSDAPPRDAGQQPFASVPLGEMPPPVVVTLSDETFEERIQGASRPFLAFITVDNPECPPCLRADAITAQVSQRFAGRVTVGKLAWESLESILRDHWQIANVYGVRIVPTYILFREGEEVWRVNRLAELDELVGALEARLGER
- a CDS encoding Ig-like domain-containing protein, which codes for MGRSRGLRGALGLVLGALIGWVGAAGTAEALDAQCATVKLEIPQELTLERQGFEARMRIHNGLPNLALEEVKIALQFRDEAGSEVPVSSDPDAQGALFFVRLEHDEMKGIGAIDGTGKVLPSTTAEIRWFLIPAPGAAKGSPLGTPYSVGATLTYRIGLDKESIQVTPDTIYVKPMPALALDYFLPAEVYGDDAFTPEIEPSIPFSLGVRVVNNGSGTAGAVRIRSGQPEILENEQGLLVGFAIDAAEVNGSPAPQSLAVAFGDIRPGQAAVARWIMSCSLSGRFTGFTAEYSHADELGGALTSLLGEPVARTLVRDVLVDLPGRDEIRDFLAVEGGAYRVYESQGEDLAVTAVSADAQLAAQPAAGVYSLTLPISPGFSYLRLPDPLSGREVLKSVTRSDGKRIKPENAWLSKSRNKDTKEWEHFFHLFDAGSTGSYTVVFGAPASPPSPPVLQFIADRAVAEGGTVSFIVQATDPDGTIPVLTASPLPAGASFVDEGGGTGRFTWTTRTGQAGRYPVTFTASDGVLQAKRTATLTVNPLWDTDGDGMADAWELEHFGDLSRDGTGDLDGDGVSDLEEYLRGTDPATNFAPTIPVVLAPAPGAEVAELRPVLTVRNSIDREGDPVVYEIEVFEDALFTLGVASASGIAEGTDVTAWQVPFDLRENTRYHWRVRATDGNRASQWAYGSFFVNLENEAPGAFALSWPADGFEVDTLTPTLAVTNSLDPDEDAVTYAFEVYEDEALALLAASVSGVVEGAGGPGGGGATSWTVDAPLGDGITYWWRAVATDAHGAATESAAGSFTVNTANRAPSVPLVQSPAHGEEVSETAVTLVVGNAPDPDGALLTYTFELDTVPTFDSADKQTVSGLPEEEGSTSWAVPGLLPDDTRYYWRAKASDGRAESPWTQVAELFVNTQNDAPSAPTLRNPSDGGEVWSRTPVLVLHGAHDPDPAPNGADLAYAFEIYADGALATRVAHAEGQGPAWAPPQPLDDDRFYYWRARAVDAHGLGGEWMAAARFVINESGHNEPPTVAFTAPDPGGVLTNQSTLTLAWTASDPDSTALVSLYYGETGSGCGGIGIAAGIPERDGPDTYTWDLTALPDGTYFVYAVVEDELTSACAYAPGPVIVDRTPPSVAAVPGGGIFAAPQLVALAADEPAAIYYTLDPDGDPNGDGPAPDEASPVYTEPLSVAASALLRFFAVDVAGNAGEVRAETYVIDTEPPVGSVSVGGGALYTSSAQILLTLSAEDEGSYVAQMRLRNEGVEWSDWEPYAETRAWTLPAGDGEKVVEVELRDAAGNVAPASVAVHLDTEPPAVAIDPVESPVTETTLTLMGTQEAGATVQVYLVSGSGTAGAVSYPGAGNWECTLSDLAVGEYEVRADAADAAGNRGTASAFFGVGFNPPPVLDDDADNDGMPDAWEIAHGLNPLLPDDADWDEDGDGVSNLGEFLRGTDPRVVSAAPFLWAGVTHRTLADGSEVDTLDAALPEGAGSPAGRTVTVAGPGGFWYAFGEGDRLPWTPGTLALQRDFLALPAGLYTFTVAGADGSREERVDLHHGARALPRVDAGSLWAERRADGGYRFGWALADEARDYWYRVRVVTAEGNEVYTGGRFQATTHDLPAWLLEDGVAYRWRVEAHDGPTWDLLANRSESAWQDLVPDPGDYGEDRLLVHWVRLYHRWEDDGTPYTAFSLVVDDASAVAGIAVSGPAGPVDCPAPGLSGSYLPLWNEFYCRVPGTLPSGRYAFAVTSEKAPGVPVVQTVEATLTDPVLYPAVDPSTCTAQETAWGAVRFHWAGIDRPEALAYRVYLRDGTGWEHLTARAQKTSADVDGTLLGGLTGVEWRVEVFEVAGPQAVRNRRNGPWMPLIIRPYDPAAADLWGSQVRRRLGPDGRIWSDLWLDTWDPFVPDPPHTELLVEGPGGERWDFLAEGRFWRDDVSQGGYHILREGEPAQGLYAFTARTRGAPAAVLFDRQPAPASLGIPDYRSLRAGIDPEGDLQLTWAPVPSNVPVWYAVNFYRLTDASGDGSADEVYSRYSLDQTSWRFPALDLPDEPLIVRLQVRNAPDWSLVSERANGVFVGWEGPGFDYSQVPNADGDDLAANCDPDDADPDMDSACLLLGECPPAKAVELQPALASPQVAGTAVSFTASARPAGGRYEYRFWVKEGATWTVVRSYAESATWTWDTAGKPTGTYYVQVDSRRVGSTVAREAAKVVAYVLAAPATPATGVNLSPSLASPQAVGTSVTFAAAGLPEQGGYEYRFWLKEGAAWSVVQNYATNATWTWNTTGKAEGTYYVQVDCRAVGSTAAREAAKVVAYGLGAAATPATGVNLSPSLASPQAVGTSVTFTAAGLPEQSGYEYRFWLKEGGVWSVVQNYSVTPTWTWNTTGKAEGTYYVQVDCRAVGSTAIRDAAKVVGYVLE
- a CDS encoding transglutaminase-like domain-containing protein, with the translated sequence MPVALARTTGLLVLAGLLAVAGTAFGAATIFVLADPDAAYPIERQVRYNVAVVNPESRPAEGVRLWVHAPVLQTSSQKCLRLETSQGGELVADELGNQVLSFDLGTVPPRGKRIVSIRADLGLADRPNPAPGVASAAFLGPEPGIEADHPEIVAAAGVLRAESAGETARGISDWVGKHVRYAGYLEEDLGALYALRHGKGDCTEYAFLFTALARANGLPVRAMAGYLVNGDQVLRPTDFHNWAELYEEGRWVLVDPQEVRFGDGQSLYVATRILGGVGDDPLGGNHRFRVEPEWLSVRME